Proteins co-encoded in one Ralstonia sp. RRA genomic window:
- a CDS encoding sulfite exporter TauE/SafE family protein — protein MTLAYTVSGLLVGLLVGLTGVGGGSLMTPLLTLMFGFSPATAVGTDLAFASLTKGVGTIAHRSHGHIRWDIVKRLCLGSLPAALVTVLVLKSVGTLDAEWMHIIRVTIGVSVILTVISLLFRQRVLGWLARNPRYRLQGTVLAAATVFVGVVLGVLVTVSSIGAGAVGATLILILYPELKSAEVAGTDIAYAVPLTAVAGLGHMYLGTIDWNLLLSLLVGSIPGIWLGARLSKNLPERLVRGALAATLTVTAIKLVS, from the coding sequence ATGACGCTCGCCTATACGGTTTCCGGTTTGCTGGTCGGCCTGTTGGTCGGCCTGACGGGCGTTGGCGGCGGTTCGCTGATGACGCCGCTGCTGACGCTGATGTTCGGCTTCTCGCCGGCCACCGCCGTGGGCACGGATTTGGCGTTCGCGTCGCTGACCAAGGGCGTGGGCACGATCGCGCACCGCAGCCACGGCCATATCCGCTGGGACATCGTCAAGCGGCTCTGCCTGGGCAGCCTGCCCGCCGCGCTGGTGACGGTGCTGGTGCTCAAGAGCGTCGGCACTCTGGATGCGGAGTGGATGCACATCATCCGCGTGACGATTGGCGTGTCGGTCATCCTGACGGTGATTTCGTTGTTGTTCCGCCAGCGCGTGCTGGGCTGGCTGGCCCGCAACCCGCGCTATCGCCTGCAAGGCACGGTACTGGCCGCGGCCACGGTATTCGTTGGCGTGGTGCTGGGCGTGCTGGTGACGGTGTCGTCCATCGGCGCGGGTGCCGTGGGCGCGACGCTGATCCTGATCCTGTACCCCGAATTGAAGAGCGCCGAAGTGGCCGGCACCGACATTGCCTACGCCGTGCCGCTGACCGCCGTGGCGGGCCTCGGCCACATGTACCTGGGCACGATCGACTGGAACCTGCTGCTCTCATTGCTGGTGGGCTCCATCCCGGGTATCTGGCTGGGCGCGCGCCTGTCCAAGAATCTGCCGGAACGTCTGGTGCGCGGCGCGCTTGCCGCCACGCTCACGGTCACGGCCATCAAGCTGGTGTCGTGA
- a CDS encoding ABC transporter substrate-binding protein, producing MTTRRRLLYGVALFASAAAIALPAQADIRVGVVLSTTGPAAAIGIPSKNTVQMWPATIGGQRAQVIVLDDASDPSMAVRNVRKLIAEDKVDVIVGPTIVPTALASLDAVAEGQTPMITLAASASIVEPQDAKRRWAFKMPQNDSQMATLVTQHMADSGVHTVGFIGFTDAYGESWWREFSKLADVRKLKVVANERFARTDASVTGQALKLMAAKPDAILIAGAGTPAALPERTLVERGYKGRIYQTHGIASTEFLKVGGKDVEGTLFPTGPVVVARELPANHPVRKVAVEFADRYEAKYGPNSVTQFAGDAWGAWQLLDNATARALKTGAKPGTPAFRAALRDALETTQNLTVPNGVLNLNAQDHQGFDQRSRVMGIITNGRFAYAGPR from the coding sequence ATGACGACCCGACGTCGCCTGTTATATGGCGTGGCGCTCTTTGCGAGCGCTGCCGCCATTGCCCTGCCCGCCCAAGCCGACATCCGTGTGGGTGTGGTGCTCTCGACCACCGGCCCGGCTGCGGCCATCGGCATCCCCAGCAAAAACACCGTGCAGATGTGGCCCGCCACCATTGGTGGGCAGCGCGCGCAGGTGATTGTGCTGGACGATGCGTCCGACCCGTCGATGGCGGTGCGCAACGTGCGCAAGCTGATCGCCGAAGACAAGGTGGACGTGATCGTCGGCCCGACGATCGTGCCGACGGCACTGGCATCCCTTGATGCCGTGGCCGAAGGACAGACGCCGATGATCACGCTGGCCGCCTCGGCTTCCATCGTGGAGCCGCAGGACGCCAAGCGCCGCTGGGCGTTCAAGATGCCGCAGAACGATTCGCAGATGGCGACGTTGGTGACGCAACACATGGCGGACAGCGGCGTGCACACGGTCGGCTTTATCGGCTTTACCGATGCGTACGGCGAGAGCTGGTGGCGCGAGTTCTCCAAGCTGGCTGACGTACGCAAGCTGAAGGTCGTCGCCAACGAGCGCTTTGCCCGCACAGACGCCAGCGTCACCGGCCAGGCGCTCAAGCTGATGGCCGCCAAACCCGACGCCATCCTGATTGCCGGCGCCGGCACACCCGCTGCTCTGCCCGAGCGCACGCTGGTCGAGCGTGGCTACAAGGGCCGCATCTATCAGACGCATGGCATTGCCAGCACGGAATTCCTGAAGGTGGGTGGCAAGGACGTGGAAGGCACCCTCTTCCCGACCGGCCCGGTGGTGGTGGCACGCGAACTGCCGGCCAACCACCCGGTACGCAAGGTGGCCGTAGAATTTGCCGATCGCTACGAAGCCAAGTACGGCCCCAACTCCGTCACGCAGTTCGCGGGCGATGCCTGGGGTGCCTGGCAGTTGCTCGACAACGCCACGGCTCGTGCGCTCAAGACCGGGGCCAAGCCCGGTACCCCGGCCTTCCGTGCTGCCCTGCGCGATGCGCTCGAAACCACGCAGAACCTGACGGTGCCCAACGGCGTGCTGAACCTGAATGCCCAGGATCACCAGGGCTTCGACCAACGCTCGCGCGTGATGGGCATCATCACGAACGGCCGCTTCGCTTACGCGGGCCCGCGCTAA
- a CDS encoding CysB family HTH-type transcriptional regulator: protein MNLHQFRFVREAVRQKFNLTEAAKALYTSQPGVSKAIIELEEELGVDIFTRHGKRIRGLTEPGRRILASVERVLEEVETLKRVGKDYAAQDQGNFTIATTHTQARYALPKAIAEFTRKYPKVRLSIQQGTPAQIAEMVLHDQADIAIATEGMSHVKDLISIPGYQWQHVVVTPPDHPLLSRQHLTLEDLKGYPLITYDQHFAGRPKIDHAFELRQIKPDIVLEAIDADVIKTYVEVGLGVGIVAGVAFDPERDRNLRAIPAGHLFGTNVTHLGIKQGAYLRGFVYTFIELFAPALTRKLVEQLMSGEHEAYEL, encoded by the coding sequence ATGAACCTTCACCAATTTCGTTTCGTTCGCGAAGCCGTCCGGCAGAAATTCAACCTGACCGAGGCCGCAAAAGCGCTCTATACATCACAACCTGGTGTCTCCAAGGCCATCATCGAGCTGGAAGAGGAGCTGGGTGTCGATATCTTCACGCGGCACGGCAAGCGCATCCGGGGTCTCACAGAGCCGGGGCGCCGCATCCTGGCCTCGGTCGAGCGCGTGCTGGAAGAGGTTGAGACGCTGAAACGCGTCGGCAAGGACTACGCCGCCCAGGACCAGGGCAACTTCACAATCGCCACCACACACACGCAGGCGCGCTACGCGCTGCCCAAGGCAATTGCCGAGTTCACCCGCAAGTACCCCAAGGTGCGCCTGTCTATTCAGCAGGGCACGCCCGCGCAGATTGCCGAGATGGTGCTGCATGACCAAGCCGACATCGCCATCGCCACCGAGGGCATGTCGCATGTGAAAGACCTGATCTCGATCCCAGGCTACCAGTGGCAGCATGTGGTGGTGACGCCACCCGACCACCCACTGCTCTCGCGCCAGCACCTGACGCTGGAAGACCTGAAGGGCTATCCGCTCATCACCTACGACCAGCACTTTGCCGGCCGCCCCAAGATCGACCATGCCTTCGAGCTGCGCCAGATCAAGCCGGACATCGTGCTGGAGGCCATCGACGCTGATGTCATCAAGACCTACGTGGAAGTGGGCCTGGGCGTCGGCATCGTGGCTGGCGTCGCCTTTGACCCCGAGCGCGACCGCAACCTGCGCGCCATTCCCGCCGGGCACCTGTTCGGCACCAATGTGACGCACCTGGGCATCAAGCAGGGCGCGTACCTGCGCGGATTCGTCTACACCTTCATCGAGTTGTTTGCGCCAGCGCTCACACGCAAGCTGGTCGAGCAACTGATGTCTGGCGAGCACGAAGCCTACGAACTCTGA
- a CDS encoding NAD(P)-dependent oxidoreductase — MTRLAFIGLGNMGTPMVQHLIAAGHTVRVYVRRPEAADNARAIGAEPCSTPAEAARDAEVIFTNVTSTADVEGVLLGPDGVVNGAPRGAVCIDHSTISAVATRRIAAELEAAGLEFLDAPVSGGTGGAQKATLSIMVGGKPEVLERVRPLLQLLGTTITYIGGHGSGQVAKACNQIVQVINIQGIAEAMLFARAQGTDPSRVLAAIGPGFAGSRMLDMEGPKMAERNFAAGIEARLHDKDFGLVREIAQELGLQMPAMELVASQLNTLVANGWGYDDTASLLRVLELQNEQKVG; from the coding sequence ATGACACGACTCGCCTTCATCGGCCTCGGCAACATGGGCACGCCGATGGTCCAGCACCTGATTGCTGCCGGCCACACCGTGCGCGTCTATGTGCGTCGCCCGGAAGCCGCCGACAACGCCCGCGCCATCGGTGCCGAGCCGTGCAGCACGCCCGCTGAGGCGGCTCGCGACGCCGAGGTCATCTTTACCAACGTCACCTCCACTGCCGATGTGGAAGGCGTGCTGCTGGGGCCGGATGGCGTGGTCAACGGTGCGCCGCGCGGCGCGGTGTGTATCGACCACAGCACGATCTCCGCCGTGGCCACGCGCCGCATTGCAGCCGAGCTGGAAGCCGCAGGGCTGGAGTTTCTCGATGCGCCGGTTTCCGGTGGCACGGGCGGTGCGCAGAAGGCCACACTGTCGATCATGGTGGGCGGCAAGCCGGAGGTGCTCGAACGCGTGCGCCCGTTGCTGCAACTGTTGGGCACCACCATCACCTACATCGGCGGTCATGGCTCGGGCCAGGTTGCCAAGGCGTGCAACCAGATCGTGCAGGTCATCAACATCCAGGGCATTGCCGAGGCCATGCTGTTTGCGCGCGCCCAGGGCACTGATCCGTCGCGCGTGCTGGCCGCCATCGGCCCAGGCTTTGCCGGCAGCCGGATGCTCGATATGGAAGGGCCGAAAATGGCCGAGCGCAACTTTGCCGCCGGCATCGAAGCGCGCCTGCACGACAAGGATTTCGGCCTCGTGCGTGAAATTGCCCAGGAACTCGGCCTGCAGATGCCGGCGATGGAGCTGGTGGCCTCGCAACTCAATACGCTGGTCGCCAACGGCTGGGGGTATGACGATACGGCGTCGCTGCTGCGCGTACTTGAGCTGCAGAACGAGCAAAAAGTGGGGTGA